The proteins below are encoded in one region of Conger conger chromosome 17, fConCon1.1, whole genome shotgun sequence:
- the LOC133116895 gene encoding methyl-CpG-binding domain protein 5-like isoform X2, with translation MSGGKDCKGGQGVGPPAAQVPIGWQRRLHLSGVVYISPSGSVLSCLEQVKAYLLTDGTCKCGLECPLILHKVFNFNPRAAVRQRTAEDMKADEDVTKLCNHKRKIIAVAALHKSATPMVPSRSATPRAIKTRSPEGLPSCVPPDCKHPFRTVPAAQRHCQAEQSAAQQQELYGGYTRARLGSGEHGHKSLYRGGAAVMLSPNSYGDGSLSPRTDPLGSPDPFARGNPGFHGTGSPLHGNGRMPLSPPGVLLHGSASCAMAGRTNVPLSPTIAAKSPVMKKPACGFPTGVDLPRAMFHHHKPPQHPAPPPPPSCALLKKLSSEKDPLGILDPIPSKMVSQNPIPNQSNFQPNAHSQVPMMNVVIPPTIVPLPSNLPLPTVKTGGHGGHVRAQHSASVSISPSPVTSPSHLTCSGMVRVEASPQRSRSSSTSSDHGSFVMPTGLQKVPPRSPRSSMGSPHPSLPSSPSTKSDPLHQYKDVPSQLLVGVNSSKFPPGSASGTRPQKGQSPGLLGMPLNQILNRHNATSFPASSLLSAAAKAQLANQKLTGGGSGGGGCGGGGNSVNSVNSSNAVCVGAPDGHSTLHPPVLNPPMFPPNPEVQSGRAALRDKLMAQQRDPLRKRKQLNGPGGNGPGGNGPSGNGPSNGNSSIFSMLKSHIAGPRPPGPREGLRTNTPNNSMAQLLQSMSGHSLHAEGNPVTACMGLNPGLLQFGEGAQHVLHGQGEAHSGGHISRHPFSGMGSQMPVTTRGNNRPLGPASLGNPPSGPPNPHAQRLTHHHHEPQGCRYILGQPNMASPLRNMASPLPNMASPLPNMASPLPNMASPLPNMASPLPNMASPLPNMASPLPNMASPLPNMASPQPSCNDGRCSQAVLESGDTLCSVNSLKLGNLQSNNSNQMFQKGLPDPHAFPGNPFPDGCSSSPMACLFQNFQVGLPESISEPKEQMSTQSRVALHPGSAGMAGMASLPELQPQGLGLCVGPNRLEGLPGGGGESVDAIYRAVVDPGSKGAHVVISSTQPSPVPALSAMSAFTASIGEAMNPPHAIHGHQDNQLQPRPQGGQLRPHQGQPRPHQGQPRLHISQPRPQLGQPHPQVDRPRPHLGQPHPRVDQPRPHLGQAHPQAGQPLPHIGQPCKNSEQGSCTPEGGGEAHEFFRSPGRGTPRRQWDEVGPGAGAGPRMDGHAPWRGVEEFLECSTPVQSSPCTERPNSLGPASGSPQEHKHLPPTLRPGDKVFLEEGYPFNNCKRPAPNFKERLEQTVEHCAHMNGGAHQHLRGYGDVLGPPRQELMAEDQSPGSSTSLEGPLVRDYIHYNGHYNGHYNGCAPSPSDTKSLSSEEDLRHPDSPSSNELLHYRPQAFNMGDLVWGQLKGFPPWPVKLMSEDQVHHPGMQNSQADKVEPERLKTLSQDLEALRATKRNRKGGKLNNHLEAAIHQAMSDLDKMSGSVHQMLPRDRQIKPPKAKRRKISR, from the exons ATGAGCGGAGGAAAGGACTGCAAGggagggcagggggtggggccaCCTGCTGCCCAGGTGCCGATTGGCTGGCAGCGCAGACTGCACCTCAGTGGAGTGGTCTATATAAG TCCCAGTGGCTCTGTGCTGTCCTGCCTGGAACAGGTAAAGGCCTACCTGTTGACAGACGGGACCTGCAAGTGTGGCCTAGAATGTCCCCTCATCCTGCACAAG GTGTTTAATTTCAACCCCAGGGCTGCAGTCAGGCAGAGGACGGCAGAGGACATGAAGGCCGATGAAGACGTCACAAAGCTTTGCAACCACAAGAGGAAGATCATTGCCGTGGCTGCCCTGCACAAGA GTGCCACACCAATGGTCCCCTCGCGGTCTGCGACTCCTCGAGCAATAAAGACTAGATCGCCAGAGGGACTACCTAGCTGCGTGCCCCCGGACTGCAAGCACCCTTTCCGTACGGTGCCGGCGGCCCAGCGGCACTGCCAGGCAGAGCAGAGTGCGGCCCAGCAGCAGGAGCTGTACGGTGGCTACACTCGAGCCCGTCTGGGCAGCGGGGAGCATGGACACAAGTCCCTGTATCGAGGTGGGGCTGCCGTCATGCTCAGCCCAAACTCCTACGGGGACGGCTCCCTGTCCCCCAGGACTGACCCCCTCGGGAGCCCAGACCCCTTCGCACGTGGCAACCCTGGTTTCCATGGTACCGGCAGCCCCCTCCATGGCAACGGGCGGATGCCCCTGTCGCCGCCGGGGGTGTTGCTCCACGGTTCGGCGTCCTGCGCCATGGCCGGCAGGACTAAcgtgcctctctcccccaccatcGCGGCCAAAAGCCCCGTCATGAAGAAGCCTGCATGCGGTTTCCCCACCGGGGTGGACCTGCCCAGAGCCATGTTCCACCACCACAAGCCcccccagcacccagcaccccctccacccccttccTGTGCCCTCCTGAAAAAGCTGTCCTCTGAGAAGGACCCGCTGGGCatcctggaccccatccccagCAAGATGGTCAGCCAGAACCCCATCCCAAACCAGTCCAACTTCCAGCCCAATGCCCACTCTCAGGTACCAATGATGAATGTAGTCATCCCCCCAACCATTGTACCCCTGCCCAGCAACCTGCCCCTGCCTACAGTTAAGACAGGGGGTCATGGGGGTCACGTGCGGGCCCAGCATTCTGCCTCTGTGTCCATCTCCCCTTCCCCAGTCACCTCCCCCTCGCATCTGACCTGTTCAGGCATGGTGAGAGTGGAGGCTTCACCCCAGcgctcccgctcctcctccacctcctccgaCCACGGGAGCTTTGTCATGCCAACGGGGCTCCAGAAGGTCCCACCCAGGTCTCCTCGGTCCTCCATGGGGTCCCCACACCCCTCCTTGCCTTCCAGCCCCTCCACAAAGTCTGACCCTCTGCACCAGTACAAGGACGTCCCTAGCCAGCTACTTGTGGGGGTTAACAGCTCCAAGTTCCCCCCTGGCTCAGCGTCTGGGACCAGGCCCCAGAAGGGCCAGTCTCCGGGGCTGCTGGGAATGCCCCTCAACCAGATCCTGAACCGCCACAATGCCACCTCCTTCCCAGCAAGCAGCTTACTGTCCGCGGCGGCCAAAGCACAGCTAGCCAATCAAAAGCTGACCGGCGGGGGCAGTGgcggtggtggttgtggtggaGGAGGAAATAGTGTGAATAGTGTTAACAGCAGTAACGCCGTCTGTGTGGGCGCGCCGGATGGGCACAGCACTTTACACCCCCCCGTTTTAAACCCCCCCATGTTTCCGCCTAATCCCGAGGTCCAGAGCGGGAGAGCCGCCCTGCGGGACAAGCTCATGGCCCAGCAGCGGGACCCGCTCCGCAAGCGCAAGCAGCTCAACGGCCCCGGCGGCAATGGCCCCGGCGGCAACGGCCCCAGCGGCAACGGCCCCAGCAACGGCAACAGCTCCATCTTCAGCATGCTGAAGTCCCACATTGCCGGCCCCCGACCCCCAGGCCCCAGGGAGGGGCTGAGGACAAACACTCCAAACAACTCCATGGCCCAGCTGCTGCAGTCCATGAGTGGCCACAGCTTGCACGCAGAGGGGAACCCTGTCACGGCCTGCATGGGGCTCAACCCAGGCCTGCTGCAGTTTGGGGAGGGGGCTCAGCATGTGCTCCATGGCCAGGGGGAGGCGCACAGCGGGGGCCACATCTCCCGACATCCGTTCTCAGGGATGGGGAGCCAGATGCCGGTCACCACCAGGGGGAACAACAGGCCCCTTGGGCCGGCCTCTCTCGGGAATCCCCCATCgggcccccccaacccccatgcGCAACGGCTCACTCACCACCACCATGAACCCCAGGGCTGCCGCTACATCCTGGGGCAGCCCAACATGGCTTCCCCCCTGCGCAACATGGCGTCGCCTCTGCCCAACATGGCTTCCCCCCTGCCAAACATGGCTTCCCCCCTGCCCAACATGGCTTCCCCACTGCCCAACATGGCTTCCCCACTGCCCAACATGGCTTCCCCACTGCCCAACATGGCTTCCCCTCTGCCCAACATGGCTTCCCCCCTACCCAATATGGCGTCACCTCAGCCCAGCTGCAATGATGGACGCTGCTCTCAAGCTGTCCTGGAGTCAG GTGACACCCTCTGTAGTGTCAACAGCCTCAAGCTGGGAAATCTGCAGTCTAACAACAGTAATCAGATGTTCCAGAAGGGGCTCCCAGACCCCCACGCCTTCCCAGGAAACCCCTTTCCCGACGGCTGCTCATCCAGCCCCATGGCTTGCCTTTTTCAAAACTTCCAG GTGGGTTTGCCTGAGAGTATTTCAGAACCCAAGGAGCAGATGAGCACTCAGTCCAGGGTGGCCTTGCATCCTGGGTCAGCAGGAATGGCGGGAATGGCATCCCTGCCGGAATTGCAGCCCCAGGGCCTcggcctgtgtgtggggcccAACAGACTCGAGGGCCTCCCGGGTGGTGGGGGCGAATCAGTGGATGCCATATACAGAGCCGTGGTGGACCCCGGCAGTAAAGGTGCACATGTGGTGATCAGcagcacacagcccagcccCGTCCCGGCGCTGAGTGCCATGAGTGCCTTCACCGCCTCCATTGGGGAAGCCATGAACCCCCCCCATGCCATCCATGGTCACCAGGACAACCAGCTGCAGCCCCGCCCCCAAGGAGGTCAACTCCGCCCTCATCAAGGACAACCCCGCCCCCATCAAGGACAACCTCGCCTCCATATTAGCCAACCACGCCCCCAACTAGGTCAGCCACACCCACAGGTAGATCGACCACGACCCCATCTAGGCCAGCCACACCCCCGGGTAGATCAGCCCCGCCCCCATCTAGGCCAGGCCCACCCCCAGGCAGGtcagcccctcccccacatAGGCCAGCCCTGCAAGAACTCGGAGCAGGGCTCATGCACCCCTGAGGGCGGGGGGGAAGCCCACGAATTCTTCAGGTCCCCCGGTCGCGGAACCCCCCGAAGACAGTGGGATGAGGTGGGgccaggagcaggggcagggccCAGGATGGATGGCCACGCCCCATGGCGAGGAGTGGAGGAGTTTTTGGAGTGCTCCACCCCAGTCCAGAGCAGCCCATGCACGGAGAGGCCCAACAGCCTGGGCCCCGCCTCAGGGTCCCCCCAGGAACACAAACACCTGCCCCCAACGCTTCGGCCGGGAGACAAGGTCTTCCTGGAAGAGGGCTACCCCTTCAACAACTGCAAGCGGCCTGCGCCCAACTTCAAGGAGCGGCTGGAGCAGACGGTCGAGCACTGTGCCCACATGAACGGCGGGGCCCACCAACACCTGAG GGGCTACGGAGACGTCCTGGGCCCCCCCCGGCAGGAGCTGATGGCAGAGGACCAGTCTCCTGGCTCTTCCACCAGCCTGGAGGGCCCCTTGGTGAGAGACTACATCCACTACAACGGGCACTACAATGGGCACTACAACGGCTGTGCGCCTAGCCCCTCCGACACCAAGAGCCTGAGCAGCGAGGAAGACCTCCGGCACCCGGACTCGCCTTCCTCCAATGAGCTGCTCCACTACCGGCCCCAGGCCTTCAACATGGGGGACCTGGTCTGGGGCCAGCTCAAGGGCTTTCCCCCCTGGCCAGTCAAGCTGATGAGTGAGGACCAGGTGCACCACCCCGGCATGCAGAACAGCCAAGCAGACAAG GTGGAGCCCGAGAGGTTAAAAACACTAAGCCAGGACCTGGAGGCACTCAGAGCTACCAAGCGCAATAGAAA
- the LOC133116895 gene encoding methyl-CpG-binding domain protein 5-like isoform X1 translates to MSGGKDCKGGQGVGPPAAQVPIGWQRRLHLSGVVYISPSGSVLSCLEQVKAYLLTDGTCKCGLECPLILHKVFNFNPRAAVRQRTAEDMKADEDVTKLCNHKRKIIAVAALHKSMASPQPSLVLSCPGGYTSATPMVPSRSATPRAIKTRSPEGLPSCVPPDCKHPFRTVPAAQRHCQAEQSAAQQQELYGGYTRARLGSGEHGHKSLYRGGAAVMLSPNSYGDGSLSPRTDPLGSPDPFARGNPGFHGTGSPLHGNGRMPLSPPGVLLHGSASCAMAGRTNVPLSPTIAAKSPVMKKPACGFPTGVDLPRAMFHHHKPPQHPAPPPPPSCALLKKLSSEKDPLGILDPIPSKMVSQNPIPNQSNFQPNAHSQVPMMNVVIPPTIVPLPSNLPLPTVKTGGHGGHVRAQHSASVSISPSPVTSPSHLTCSGMVRVEASPQRSRSSSTSSDHGSFVMPTGLQKVPPRSPRSSMGSPHPSLPSSPSTKSDPLHQYKDVPSQLLVGVNSSKFPPGSASGTRPQKGQSPGLLGMPLNQILNRHNATSFPASSLLSAAAKAQLANQKLTGGGSGGGGCGGGGNSVNSVNSSNAVCVGAPDGHSTLHPPVLNPPMFPPNPEVQSGRAALRDKLMAQQRDPLRKRKQLNGPGGNGPGGNGPSGNGPSNGNSSIFSMLKSHIAGPRPPGPREGLRTNTPNNSMAQLLQSMSGHSLHAEGNPVTACMGLNPGLLQFGEGAQHVLHGQGEAHSGGHISRHPFSGMGSQMPVTTRGNNRPLGPASLGNPPSGPPNPHAQRLTHHHHEPQGCRYILGQPNMASPLRNMASPLPNMASPLPNMASPLPNMASPLPNMASPLPNMASPLPNMASPLPNMASPLPNMASPQPSCNDGRCSQAVLESGDTLCSVNSLKLGNLQSNNSNQMFQKGLPDPHAFPGNPFPDGCSSSPMACLFQNFQVGLPESISEPKEQMSTQSRVALHPGSAGMAGMASLPELQPQGLGLCVGPNRLEGLPGGGGESVDAIYRAVVDPGSKGAHVVISSTQPSPVPALSAMSAFTASIGEAMNPPHAIHGHQDNQLQPRPQGGQLRPHQGQPRPHQGQPRLHISQPRPQLGQPHPQVDRPRPHLGQPHPRVDQPRPHLGQAHPQAGQPLPHIGQPCKNSEQGSCTPEGGGEAHEFFRSPGRGTPRRQWDEVGPGAGAGPRMDGHAPWRGVEEFLECSTPVQSSPCTERPNSLGPASGSPQEHKHLPPTLRPGDKVFLEEGYPFNNCKRPAPNFKERLEQTVEHCAHMNGGAHQHLRGYGDVLGPPRQELMAEDQSPGSSTSLEGPLVRDYIHYNGHYNGHYNGCAPSPSDTKSLSSEEDLRHPDSPSSNELLHYRPQAFNMGDLVWGQLKGFPPWPVKLMSEDQVHHPGMQNSQADKVEPERLKTLSQDLEALRATKRNRKGGKLNNHLEAAIHQAMSDLDKMSGSVHQMLPRDRQIKPPKAKRRKISR, encoded by the exons ATGAGCGGAGGAAAGGACTGCAAGggagggcagggggtggggccaCCTGCTGCCCAGGTGCCGATTGGCTGGCAGCGCAGACTGCACCTCAGTGGAGTGGTCTATATAAG TCCCAGTGGCTCTGTGCTGTCCTGCCTGGAACAGGTAAAGGCCTACCTGTTGACAGACGGGACCTGCAAGTGTGGCCTAGAATGTCCCCTCATCCTGCACAAG GTGTTTAATTTCAACCCCAGGGCTGCAGTCAGGCAGAGGACGGCAGAGGACATGAAGGCCGATGAAGACGTCACAAAGCTTTGCAACCACAAGAGGAAGATCATTGCCGTGGCTGCCCTGCACAAGAGTATGGCATCACCACAAccttctctcgttctctcctgTCCTGGGGGTTACACAA GTGCCACACCAATGGTCCCCTCGCGGTCTGCGACTCCTCGAGCAATAAAGACTAGATCGCCAGAGGGACTACCTAGCTGCGTGCCCCCGGACTGCAAGCACCCTTTCCGTACGGTGCCGGCGGCCCAGCGGCACTGCCAGGCAGAGCAGAGTGCGGCCCAGCAGCAGGAGCTGTACGGTGGCTACACTCGAGCCCGTCTGGGCAGCGGGGAGCATGGACACAAGTCCCTGTATCGAGGTGGGGCTGCCGTCATGCTCAGCCCAAACTCCTACGGGGACGGCTCCCTGTCCCCCAGGACTGACCCCCTCGGGAGCCCAGACCCCTTCGCACGTGGCAACCCTGGTTTCCATGGTACCGGCAGCCCCCTCCATGGCAACGGGCGGATGCCCCTGTCGCCGCCGGGGGTGTTGCTCCACGGTTCGGCGTCCTGCGCCATGGCCGGCAGGACTAAcgtgcctctctcccccaccatcGCGGCCAAAAGCCCCGTCATGAAGAAGCCTGCATGCGGTTTCCCCACCGGGGTGGACCTGCCCAGAGCCATGTTCCACCACCACAAGCCcccccagcacccagcaccccctccacccccttccTGTGCCCTCCTGAAAAAGCTGTCCTCTGAGAAGGACCCGCTGGGCatcctggaccccatccccagCAAGATGGTCAGCCAGAACCCCATCCCAAACCAGTCCAACTTCCAGCCCAATGCCCACTCTCAGGTACCAATGATGAATGTAGTCATCCCCCCAACCATTGTACCCCTGCCCAGCAACCTGCCCCTGCCTACAGTTAAGACAGGGGGTCATGGGGGTCACGTGCGGGCCCAGCATTCTGCCTCTGTGTCCATCTCCCCTTCCCCAGTCACCTCCCCCTCGCATCTGACCTGTTCAGGCATGGTGAGAGTGGAGGCTTCACCCCAGcgctcccgctcctcctccacctcctccgaCCACGGGAGCTTTGTCATGCCAACGGGGCTCCAGAAGGTCCCACCCAGGTCTCCTCGGTCCTCCATGGGGTCCCCACACCCCTCCTTGCCTTCCAGCCCCTCCACAAAGTCTGACCCTCTGCACCAGTACAAGGACGTCCCTAGCCAGCTACTTGTGGGGGTTAACAGCTCCAAGTTCCCCCCTGGCTCAGCGTCTGGGACCAGGCCCCAGAAGGGCCAGTCTCCGGGGCTGCTGGGAATGCCCCTCAACCAGATCCTGAACCGCCACAATGCCACCTCCTTCCCAGCAAGCAGCTTACTGTCCGCGGCGGCCAAAGCACAGCTAGCCAATCAAAAGCTGACCGGCGGGGGCAGTGgcggtggtggttgtggtggaGGAGGAAATAGTGTGAATAGTGTTAACAGCAGTAACGCCGTCTGTGTGGGCGCGCCGGATGGGCACAGCACTTTACACCCCCCCGTTTTAAACCCCCCCATGTTTCCGCCTAATCCCGAGGTCCAGAGCGGGAGAGCCGCCCTGCGGGACAAGCTCATGGCCCAGCAGCGGGACCCGCTCCGCAAGCGCAAGCAGCTCAACGGCCCCGGCGGCAATGGCCCCGGCGGCAACGGCCCCAGCGGCAACGGCCCCAGCAACGGCAACAGCTCCATCTTCAGCATGCTGAAGTCCCACATTGCCGGCCCCCGACCCCCAGGCCCCAGGGAGGGGCTGAGGACAAACACTCCAAACAACTCCATGGCCCAGCTGCTGCAGTCCATGAGTGGCCACAGCTTGCACGCAGAGGGGAACCCTGTCACGGCCTGCATGGGGCTCAACCCAGGCCTGCTGCAGTTTGGGGAGGGGGCTCAGCATGTGCTCCATGGCCAGGGGGAGGCGCACAGCGGGGGCCACATCTCCCGACATCCGTTCTCAGGGATGGGGAGCCAGATGCCGGTCACCACCAGGGGGAACAACAGGCCCCTTGGGCCGGCCTCTCTCGGGAATCCCCCATCgggcccccccaacccccatgcGCAACGGCTCACTCACCACCACCATGAACCCCAGGGCTGCCGCTACATCCTGGGGCAGCCCAACATGGCTTCCCCCCTGCGCAACATGGCGTCGCCTCTGCCCAACATGGCTTCCCCCCTGCCAAACATGGCTTCCCCCCTGCCCAACATGGCTTCCCCACTGCCCAACATGGCTTCCCCACTGCCCAACATGGCTTCCCCACTGCCCAACATGGCTTCCCCTCTGCCCAACATGGCTTCCCCCCTACCCAATATGGCGTCACCTCAGCCCAGCTGCAATGATGGACGCTGCTCTCAAGCTGTCCTGGAGTCAG GTGACACCCTCTGTAGTGTCAACAGCCTCAAGCTGGGAAATCTGCAGTCTAACAACAGTAATCAGATGTTCCAGAAGGGGCTCCCAGACCCCCACGCCTTCCCAGGAAACCCCTTTCCCGACGGCTGCTCATCCAGCCCCATGGCTTGCCTTTTTCAAAACTTCCAG GTGGGTTTGCCTGAGAGTATTTCAGAACCCAAGGAGCAGATGAGCACTCAGTCCAGGGTGGCCTTGCATCCTGGGTCAGCAGGAATGGCGGGAATGGCATCCCTGCCGGAATTGCAGCCCCAGGGCCTcggcctgtgtgtggggcccAACAGACTCGAGGGCCTCCCGGGTGGTGGGGGCGAATCAGTGGATGCCATATACAGAGCCGTGGTGGACCCCGGCAGTAAAGGTGCACATGTGGTGATCAGcagcacacagcccagcccCGTCCCGGCGCTGAGTGCCATGAGTGCCTTCACCGCCTCCATTGGGGAAGCCATGAACCCCCCCCATGCCATCCATGGTCACCAGGACAACCAGCTGCAGCCCCGCCCCCAAGGAGGTCAACTCCGCCCTCATCAAGGACAACCCCGCCCCCATCAAGGACAACCTCGCCTCCATATTAGCCAACCACGCCCCCAACTAGGTCAGCCACACCCACAGGTAGATCGACCACGACCCCATCTAGGCCAGCCACACCCCCGGGTAGATCAGCCCCGCCCCCATCTAGGCCAGGCCCACCCCCAGGCAGGtcagcccctcccccacatAGGCCAGCCCTGCAAGAACTCGGAGCAGGGCTCATGCACCCCTGAGGGCGGGGGGGAAGCCCACGAATTCTTCAGGTCCCCCGGTCGCGGAACCCCCCGAAGACAGTGGGATGAGGTGGGgccaggagcaggggcagggccCAGGATGGATGGCCACGCCCCATGGCGAGGAGTGGAGGAGTTTTTGGAGTGCTCCACCCCAGTCCAGAGCAGCCCATGCACGGAGAGGCCCAACAGCCTGGGCCCCGCCTCAGGGTCCCCCCAGGAACACAAACACCTGCCCCCAACGCTTCGGCCGGGAGACAAGGTCTTCCTGGAAGAGGGCTACCCCTTCAACAACTGCAAGCGGCCTGCGCCCAACTTCAAGGAGCGGCTGGAGCAGACGGTCGAGCACTGTGCCCACATGAACGGCGGGGCCCACCAACACCTGAG GGGCTACGGAGACGTCCTGGGCCCCCCCCGGCAGGAGCTGATGGCAGAGGACCAGTCTCCTGGCTCTTCCACCAGCCTGGAGGGCCCCTTGGTGAGAGACTACATCCACTACAACGGGCACTACAATGGGCACTACAACGGCTGTGCGCCTAGCCCCTCCGACACCAAGAGCCTGAGCAGCGAGGAAGACCTCCGGCACCCGGACTCGCCTTCCTCCAATGAGCTGCTCCACTACCGGCCCCAGGCCTTCAACATGGGGGACCTGGTCTGGGGCCAGCTCAAGGGCTTTCCCCCCTGGCCAGTCAAGCTGATGAGTGAGGACCAGGTGCACCACCCCGGCATGCAGAACAGCCAAGCAGACAAG GTGGAGCCCGAGAGGTTAAAAACACTAAGCCAGGACCTGGAGGCACTCAGAGCTACCAAGCGCAATAGAAA